Below is a genomic region from Ziziphus jujuba cultivar Dongzao chromosome 7, ASM3175591v1.
TTGCACTTGTCAATCATTATCCTTTGAAAGATTTTTTCTCTATAATATCTATTTTGCTCTTCAACAACAATAGAAGTTTCCAAGTTGTGactttttgaaaattgttttcatgACAATCTATTGTCTGCAGCGTGATTCAACAAGCACAGAAGTTCTTCATGGAGACTAATGATTCTGGTGATACAAGAAATGTAAGTTTGgatatttttaattctcttaTTATTCTTGTGGTGTATATGAAATTTAGTCATTTAGACATAGATAACTAGATTCCATCCAGAAAAAGAAGATACAGATAACTACAGTCATAAAAACATGTTTATGTCTGTacttatgggaaaaaaaattattcttactACTGTTTGACGTGATTGATGGGCATGAATGATTGAAATCTAAGATATATCTGGGGTAGATAGTCATGTTATAAGTCTTTTGCTGTCCtgtcatctctctctctctctctctctctctctctctcttggaatTGACTTTCTGAAATGAATTGCAAGTAGATCTTGAAATAAAAGGCCCTTCCTGTTGGGCAGATGGGTTTCCATTTTGCAGGAAAAGCTGTATATTCTGCTGTATGGGTTGCAGCTGTTTCATTATTCATGGAGTTGTTGGGTTTTTCGACCCAGAGGTGGCTTACTGCTGGAGGTCTTGGGACAGTATTACTGACTCTTGCTGGTCGTGAGGTGCAACCCTTATTCTTGCTCTCTGCATCTTGATATTCAAGTTATTATACCATCTGTTCttttatatttccataaaaaaaagtgttgtatctaattttaatgTTACTTTCTCGCCGTCTAGATTTTTACAAATTTCCTTTCAAGTGCAATGATTCACGCAACTCGGCCTTTCATTGTAAATGAATGGATTCAAACAAAGATTGAAGGCTACGAAGTTTCTGGTACTGTTGAGGTTCGTACTTGAGTACTTAACAGAATTTGATATGATCACAAACTGAGAAGCAAGCTTAAACCCTTGGTTATGATGTTACTTGAAAGTTATAACATTCCTTATTCAGTGGCAATTCTTATGGGGCCTTTTGCTTTCCTATAGCATGTTGGATGGTGGTCACCAACGATTGTAAGAGGTGAAGATCGCGAAGCAGTTCATATTCCAAATCACAAGTTCACAGTGAATGTTGTAAGAAATCTAAGTCAAAAAACTCATTGGCGTATCAAAACTCACCTTGCCATTAGTCACTTGGACGTCCATAAAATAAATGTGAGAGCAATCTAGATATCTTAATCCAATCTATGTCAGATATTCATTTCTGAGCTGTTGAGTTTCTATTGGACGTCACTTTGATGATTAGTAATTGAGTGCCTTTTTCTGTACAGAATATTGTTGCTGACATGCGTAAAGTCTTGGCTAAGAATCCTCAGGTTGAGCAGCAAAGGTTGCATAGAAGAGTTTTTTTTGAGAATATTAATCCAGAAAATCAGGCTCTTTTGGTTAGTGCTAAACATTATCTCAAGATGATAATTTGGTACATCCCGTACTGTCGTTGTCTTCATGGTTAATTATGCTTTTTATAACAACATTTTTAAGAAGATGATTAGGGTCATAGCAATGATAGTATTTGTAATAAAGTATTTATCTTCTGTTAGTCTCGAATGAAGGATATAGGGCCTTGTTCTACTGTTTTTTCGGTGGATTGCATTTGAACTATTGATTGTGAAGTAGATTGTGGGTAGAATATTGAAGAATGAGAAAAGCAACATCTTCAATcccttgataataataataatatgggtGTTTCATTAAGAATTTTCACATCTgagaaaactaataaaaaatttggagaCTTTGGAGTTGCTTTTTGGTGGGAGGGTGAAGAGAGAGACATAGCACCAAGAAAAAAGCATTAGAGAGAATTGGAGATGGGATAAAAAGGCAtatgttttccatttttctatttGCTTTTGTTTCGAGTTTTATGCATTGAAAgtcatggtgatgtggcaacaCTAACTATATCACAACTTGGAATCTGCTAAGGATAGCTTTATGTCATAGATGGGCCGTTGCTAATATGGCTGTTTCAAATTGGCCATGTCCATAAAATTAGTTACTCAtacatttatcatttatttgtaATCTTGTAAGCATATTTACATGCATGACAATGCACACATGGTTATTGTCTTTTACATATTACAGATCTTGGTATCCTGTTTTGTGAAGACCTCGCATTTTGAAGAGTATCTATGTGTCAAGGTAAGAAcgtttttaaaagaaatttcattTCCTTCTGCTTGATGATCTCTGTTTTTAGGGACCAAAATGAAGTTGAGTTTGTTGTCTTCCCTTTCAAGTGTAACTTGTACCCTTGCCTTCACTTATCTTATTTTTCACTATTATTAAGGTTTTAGCTCATTTTGATTGTAATGCTTAATAGGAAGCTATATTGTTGGATCTTCTTAGAGTCATCAGCCATCACCGTGCAAGACTTGCTACTCCAATCCGTACAGTTCAGAAAATATATAGTGATGCTGACttggaaaatataccatttgCTGATTCAATATATAACCGTGGTGGAGCACGGCCATTCTTACTAATTGAACCCCCATATAAAAttaatggagaggaaaaaacaaaaagtcgtCCAGTTCGCACAAATGGAGAACGAGATGGAAAGGCCACAGTACGACTAGCATCTGAGACCAATACAGATGTTAAGGTTGGACCAGCACCAACATCAGATTCCAAGAACAAAGAAACACCACCTTCAGAGACTATAGACACCAAGGCTGATGGCAAACTAAGAGAAACAACAAATTCCAACGCCATGGTGGACGCTAAGGCTGGGACAGCCTCTAACTCTGATCCAAAAGTAGGTGACAAAGAAGGGGTTAAATCAACACCTAAACTGAACTCTAACGCATCAGAATTGTTGGATTCAGAATCTGACAAAGCAACAGGTTCAACATCTTATACTTCTGCTCAGAAGGTTTCCATCAATAAGCAATCAAAGAGCTCTACCTCGGAGAATGCTATTCAGAACAGTTCTAGTAAGCCTTCATCTTCGTCATTAGAAATTGGTGGTGAGAAAGCAGGTGGATTTTCAACAACTGCTCAAGTGAAACAAGATCCACAGCCACCAACATCAAGGCCTGCCCTGGAAGAAAATATAGTACTAGAAGTCGCTTTAGAGGGCTCAAAGAGAACCCTTCCTATTGAGGAGGGGATGGATCCCCCTCCATCTCATGCAGAGACGACGGAGTTGGCTTCACGCCACAATGGACATGGGTCTTCAACCGTTGATAAGGATAAGAAAGATGGTCAGTTTCCAGCCTCTCCAAGTTCATAGCCTGTTGAACCATGAGGTCAGTTAAGAAGATTTAAAGGCAGGTGTCCTGGTTTTTTTGTCACATGCCCTGCTAACTTTTGTTTGGAAACTCACACCATGAA
It encodes:
- the LOC107425161 gene encoding mechanosensitive ion channel protein 2, chloroplastic isoform X1 is translated as MMVLSGSLQLSHELGLCKNQSYNKQFKSGLGRSKSQIYVTSLSSHFTGTFGTLPTPDECRFQRQGSWSIRLSNNVYRPVYRLPYRYNAFKCHSFLTSGKPLEFQSIKTAAVAITKTCNVLQGSPLVVGFIPAVGITIFALWGLGPLMRLSRNLLLHRSDSSWKKSRTCYVMTSYLQPLLLWTGAILLCRALEPVVPPTEASQVVKQRLLNFVRSLSTVLAFAYCLSSVIQQAQKFFMETNDSGDTRNMGFHFAGKAVYSAVWVAAVSLFMELLGFSTQRWLTAGGLGTVLLTLAGREIFTNFLSSAMIHATRPFIVNEWIQTKIEGYEVSGTVEHVGWWSPTIVRGEDREAVHIPNHKFTVNVVRNLSQKTHWRIKTHLAISHLDVHKINNIVADMRKVLAKNPQVEQQRLHRRVFFENINPENQALLILVSCFVKTSHFEEYLCVKEAILLDLLRVISHHRARLATPIRTVQKIYSDADLENIPFADSIYNRGGARPFLLIEPPYKINGEEKTKSRPVRTNGERDGKATVRLASETNTDVKVGPAPTSDSKNKETPPSETIDTKADGKLRETTNSNAMVDAKAGTASNSDPKVGDKEGVKSTPKLNSNASELLDSESDKATGSTSYTSAQKVSINKQSKSSTSENAIQNSSSKPSSSSLEIGGEKAGGFSTTAQVKQDPQPPTSRPALEENIVLEVALEGSKRTLPIEEGMDPPPSHAETTELASRHNGHGSSTVDKDKKDGQFPASPSS
- the LOC107425161 gene encoding mechanosensitive ion channel protein 2, chloroplastic isoform X2 — its product is MMVLSGSLQLSHELGLCKNQSYNKQFKSGLGRSKSQIYVTSLSSHFTFQRQGSWSIRLSNNVYRPVYRLPYRYNAFKCHSFLTSGKPLEFQSIKTAAVAITKTCNVLQGSPLVVGFIPAVGITIFALWGLGPLMRLSRNLLLHRSDSSWKKSRTCYVMTSYLQPLLLWTGAILLCRALEPVVPPTEASQVVKQRLLNFVRSLSTVLAFAYCLSSVIQQAQKFFMETNDSGDTRNMGFHFAGKAVYSAVWVAAVSLFMELLGFSTQRWLTAGGLGTVLLTLAGREIFTNFLSSAMIHATRPFIVNEWIQTKIEGYEVSGTVEHVGWWSPTIVRGEDREAVHIPNHKFTVNVVRNLSQKTHWRIKTHLAISHLDVHKINNIVADMRKVLAKNPQVEQQRLHRRVFFENINPENQALLILVSCFVKTSHFEEYLCVKEAILLDLLRVISHHRARLATPIRTVQKIYSDADLENIPFADSIYNRGGARPFLLIEPPYKINGEEKTKSRPVRTNGERDGKATVRLASETNTDVKVGPAPTSDSKNKETPPSETIDTKADGKLRETTNSNAMVDAKAGTASNSDPKVGDKEGVKSTPKLNSNASELLDSESDKATGSTSYTSAQKVSINKQSKSSTSENAIQNSSSKPSSSSLEIGGEKAGGFSTTAQVKQDPQPPTSRPALEENIVLEVALEGSKRTLPIEEGMDPPPSHAETTELASRHNGHGSSTVDKDKKDGQFPASPSS